In Bacillus toyonensis BCT-7112, a single window of DNA contains:
- a CDS encoding erythromycin esterase family protein — protein MVAMVSTAILVAGGGEVGKAQTVAVEDSAQSIQKNIVKSIQSQAHPLKTIEPSKPFEDLKPLKKMIGSAQYVGLGENTHGSSEIFTMKFRLVKYLVTEMGFTNFTMEEDWGNGLKLNEYIQTGKGNPREFLKLLYPTDEIIAMIEWMKDYNADPSNKKKIQFIGLDLKTMDQSVFNKVIDYVKQHRPDLRAEVEENYKDLSSFTGSIQEYMNLSPEMKAKFKANAEKVAQLLKDEKEQTNKDVGSSEYIWVKATANAIEKFTTMLLSNDYPNVIKLHEQYLADHAMWAQETFGGKTMVWAHNIHMAKGIIDEKLYPDAAGQFLKERLDNNYVTIGSTTTEGNFTLYSEYNPSTGGKIATDTIPQNVKSFNYTLGKVPYKMFLLDNRHLKGHAEKWVRAKRPLLSIGGQLLPDGSLYFDTSLLEQFDIIFHIRKTSPSHIK, from the coding sequence ATGGTTGCAATGGTTAGTACAGCTATATTAGTCGCAGGAGGTGGAGAAGTAGGAAAAGCACAAACGGTTGCAGTTGAAGATTCAGCTCAATCAATCCAAAAAAATATCGTTAAATCAATACAATCACAGGCGCATCCATTAAAAACGATAGAACCGTCAAAACCATTTGAGGATTTAAAACCACTTAAGAAAATGATTGGGAGCGCACAATATGTAGGATTAGGAGAGAATACTCATGGAAGCTCTGAAATTTTCACTATGAAGTTTCGACTTGTGAAATATTTGGTTACTGAGATGGGTTTTACAAATTTCACAATGGAAGAAGATTGGGGAAACGGATTAAAGTTAAATGAATATATACAAACAGGAAAAGGAAACCCTAGGGAGTTTTTGAAATTGTTATATCCTACTGATGAAATTATTGCCATGATTGAGTGGATGAAAGATTATAATGCTGATCCATCCAATAAAAAGAAAATCCAATTTATCGGACTTGACTTAAAAACAATGGACCAAAGTGTCTTTAATAAAGTAATTGATTATGTAAAGCAGCATCGACCAGATTTGCGGGCAGAAGTAGAAGAAAACTATAAAGATCTTTCTTCTTTCACTGGAAGTATACAGGAATATATGAATCTTTCTCCTGAAATGAAAGCAAAGTTCAAGGCAAACGCTGAGAAAGTAGCCCAATTACTAAAAGATGAGAAGGAACAGACAAACAAAGATGTAGGTTCATCCGAGTACATCTGGGTAAAAGCAACAGCGAATGCAATAGAGAAATTTACCACAATGCTGCTTTCTAATGACTACCCAAATGTAATAAAGCTACACGAGCAATACTTGGCCGATCATGCAATGTGGGCACAAGAGACATTTGGTGGTAAAACTATGGTATGGGCACACAATATTCATATGGCTAAAGGAATTATCGATGAGAAATTATACCCTGATGCTGCGGGGCAGTTTTTGAAGGAACGTTTAGACAATAATTATGTCACAATTGGTAGTACAACTACGGAGGGAAATTTCACTTTATACAGCGAATATAATCCTTCCACCGGAGGTAAGATTGCAACAGATACTATTCCACAAAATGTAAAAAGTTTCAATTACACCCTCGGAAAAGTACCATATAAAATGTTTTTATTGGATAACCGTCACCTTAAAGGACACGCAGAGAAATGGGTTAGAGCAAAAAGGCCATTACTAAGTATAGGGGGACAACTCCTCCCAGACGGTTCGTTATACTTTGATACTTCATTGCTTGAGCAATTCGATATTATTTTTCATATCCGAAAAACAAGTCCATCTCATATTAAATAA